One Paraburkholderia sp. HP33-1 genomic region harbors:
- a CDS encoding dicarboxylate/amino acid:cation symporter, with product MNSSRIYAWAVNPWVVIGSLALGGVFGLLLPEMAQRLTVIGDIYVNLLKMTTLPFMVSAVIFSLQRLFREGGTARLMLRVVMVFLGASATVAFVGALVLLVLRPGIDLPSSTMQTFGLMVGHDSTSNEVVMNLYGTDTVEKGVSLVDVLTSLVPTNIFAALANGDALKALVFALLFGLAVGRVPERISVGLSQALETIYHACQKLMHWLSYPLPLILFCMSAAQLGKSGMGPLHAMLQFVIAFFVASVVLLSLAAVVIWKRSGRPLGATLTALRVPFALALATRNSAACMPSMIESMVERLGFPRARVELMVPLTISLLRIGPMVYYVCATFFIAQLYGHSLGVVEVCTVLFASVLAGFASAGMTGLVTVSLIGMTCAYLSLPFEAAFILFLAVDPLCDMLRTLILVIGNTAAVSVICPRPLKI from the coding sequence ATGAATTCCAGCAGGATCTATGCGTGGGCCGTGAACCCGTGGGTGGTGATCGGCAGTCTCGCGCTCGGGGGGGTATTCGGTCTGCTGTTGCCCGAGATGGCGCAGAGATTAACCGTGATCGGCGACATCTACGTCAATCTGCTGAAGATGACCACGCTGCCGTTCATGGTCTCGGCCGTGATCTTCAGCCTGCAACGCCTGTTCCGCGAAGGCGGCACGGCGCGCTTGATGCTGCGCGTCGTGATGGTGTTTCTCGGCGCCTCGGCGACGGTCGCCTTCGTCGGTGCGCTGGTGCTGCTCGTCTTGCGCCCGGGCATCGATCTGCCGAGCTCGACCATGCAGACGTTCGGGCTGATGGTCGGCCACGATTCGACTTCGAACGAAGTGGTGATGAATCTCTACGGCACGGACACGGTCGAGAAAGGCGTGAGCCTGGTCGACGTGCTGACGAGTCTTGTGCCGACCAACATCTTCGCCGCGCTCGCCAACGGCGATGCGTTGAAAGCTCTCGTATTCGCACTGCTGTTCGGGCTCGCAGTCGGCCGGGTGCCGGAGCGGATTTCCGTCGGCCTGAGCCAGGCGTTGGAGACGATCTATCACGCCTGCCAGAAGCTGATGCACTGGCTCAGCTATCCCTTGCCCCTGATCCTGTTCTGCATGAGCGCGGCGCAGCTCGGCAAATCGGGCATGGGGCCGCTGCACGCGATGCTGCAATTCGTCATTGCTTTCTTCGTTGCCTCCGTCGTGCTGCTGTCGCTGGCGGCTGTCGTCATCTGGAAACGTTCGGGCCGGCCGCTCGGCGCGACGCTCACGGCGCTGCGCGTGCCTTTCGCGCTTGCGCTCGCGACGCGCAACAGCGCCGCATGCATGCCGAGCATGATCGAAAGCATGGTCGAGCGGCTGGGCTTTCCGCGCGCCAGGGTCGAGCTGATGGTGCCGCTGACCATCTCGTTGCTGCGCATTGGTCCGATGGTCTACTACGTGTGCGCCACGTTTTTCATTGCCCAGTTGTACGGCCATTCGCTCGGTGTCGTCGAGGTTTGCACCGTGCTGTTCGCATCGGTGCTCGCCGGATTCGCTTCCGCAGGCATGACCGGGCTCGTCACGGTTTCGCTGATCGGCATGACCTGCGCCTATCTGAGTCTGCCCTTCGAAGCGGCTTTCATCCTGTTCCTCGCGGTCGATCCGCTGTGCGACATGTTGCGCACGCTGATCCTCGTCATCGGCAATACAGCGGCGGTGTCGGTGATCTGTCCGCGTCCGCTCAAGATCTAG
- a CDS encoding aspartate/glutamate racemase family protein gives MALIGILGGMGPLATVDFMERVIQLTSAMGALRDQQHLPLLVANLPHIPDRSNALLGTGEDPLPALLDGIDMLNRNGVELIAVPCNSAHYWYDAMHARSSAPILHIAETCVAAVPPGTRCVAVLATGGTLHSGLYQRILAAHDIVPVAPDEGTQQRLDTCIHAVKAGDLIGSAEHLSAALHDLAARGAEAAVMGCTEIPLAARHLKAPPMTLVDSTLELARATVSYGLSRGWNAHR, from the coding sequence ATGGCACTGATCGGCATTCTGGGCGGCATGGGACCGCTTGCGACCGTCGACTTCATGGAGCGGGTCATCCAGTTGACGAGCGCCATGGGGGCACTGCGCGACCAGCAGCATCTGCCGCTGCTCGTGGCCAATCTGCCGCATATCCCCGATCGTTCGAACGCGCTGCTCGGGACCGGCGAAGACCCGCTGCCGGCGCTGCTCGACGGTATCGACATGCTCAACCGGAACGGCGTCGAACTGATCGCCGTGCCGTGCAATTCGGCGCACTACTGGTACGACGCGATGCATGCGCGCAGCAGTGCGCCGATTCTGCATATCGCCGAAACCTGTGTTGCCGCCGTGCCGCCGGGCACGCGCTGCGTCGCTGTGCTCGCGACGGGCGGCACGCTTCACTCGGGGCTCTACCAGCGCATCCTCGCCGCGCACGACATCGTTCCCGTGGCGCCGGACGAAGGCACCCAGCAGCGCCTCGACACCTGCATCCATGCGGTGAAGGCGGGCGATCTCATCGGCTCCGCGGAACATCTCTCGGCGGCATTGCACGATCTTGCCGCGCGCGGCGCCGAGGCCGCCGTCATGGGCTGCACGGAAATTCCGCTGGCGGCGCGCCACCTGAAGGCGCCGCCCATGACGCTCGTGGACAGCACGCTCGAACTGGCGCGCGCGACGGTGTCATACGGTCTTTCCCGTGGCTGGAACGCACACCGATGA
- a CDS encoding dicarboxylate/amino acid:cation symporter translates to MKALKRLSNSTLGLLLFLGLGIVAGTLVRPAGVAAYVVGQIYLALVNMAAVPLLVVAMFFGLRQLMALAQPELRIGSMLSLALALVALCAVCGALVGFSAAPGAHLADGARAQLGQVVLSSSSDAEDLRMPLLGASGSGRTLSAISLRDVAPDNFYRVLADGRGLGILTCTILFGMAFAALSSAQTRLLNSVFESIYRTFETIIEHANLLLPVLVFGSAAHVAEQTSGATLGAMSGFLLWFVLCALMLSCVAIAAIAARAGVPLARAMTLLKAPMLVGLTSGSATAPIPHTIEAMSTRLGFSRGVAELVVPFGAVFVRAGSALYFALATVFVANLYGRPLDAGDIAMVAAASTFAAFVSAGQSGVAGVGYAGIVLSTLQLPVEAAGVLFVAIDLICEGPRNLLSLLSVCTVVALVSAGLPTERVSAPEAQAAPGPDAVLRFAFNRMQLALATGCVVTVGLLIVLMGIGVGAK, encoded by the coding sequence ATGAAGGCACTGAAGCGTCTTTCGAACAGCACCCTCGGGCTGCTCCTGTTCCTCGGGCTGGGCATCGTGGCGGGCACGTTGGTGCGCCCGGCGGGCGTGGCCGCCTACGTCGTGGGGCAGATCTACCTTGCCCTCGTCAACATGGCTGCCGTGCCGCTGCTGGTCGTGGCGATGTTCTTCGGGCTGCGGCAACTGATGGCGCTGGCGCAACCCGAACTGCGGATCGGCTCGATGCTGTCGCTGGCGCTCGCGCTGGTCGCGCTGTGCGCGGTGTGCGGCGCGCTGGTGGGTTTCTCCGCGGCCCCGGGCGCCCATCTTGCGGACGGCGCGCGCGCCCAGTTGGGACAGGTGGTGTTGAGCAGTTCGAGCGATGCGGAAGACCTGCGCATGCCGCTGCTCGGCGCATCGGGGTCTGGCCGGACGCTGTCCGCGATCTCGTTGCGCGACGTGGCCCCCGACAACTTTTATCGCGTCCTCGCCGACGGCCGCGGGCTCGGCATCCTGACCTGCACGATCCTGTTCGGCATGGCGTTCGCCGCGCTGTCGAGCGCTCAGACCCGGCTGTTGAACAGCGTGTTCGAGAGTATCTACCGGACCTTCGAGACGATCATCGAGCATGCGAATCTGCTGCTGCCCGTGCTCGTGTTCGGCAGCGCCGCGCATGTGGCGGAACAAACGAGCGGGGCGACGCTCGGCGCAATGAGCGGGTTTCTGCTGTGGTTCGTGCTCTGCGCATTGATGCTGTCCTGCGTGGCGATCGCGGCCATCGCGGCGCGCGCGGGCGTGCCGCTCGCACGCGCGATGACCCTGTTGAAAGCACCTATGCTCGTCGGCCTGACATCGGGCAGCGCGACGGCGCCGATTCCGCACACGATCGAGGCCATGAGCACACGGCTCGGCTTCAGCCGCGGCGTGGCGGAACTGGTGGTGCCGTTCGGCGCCGTGTTCGTGCGCGCCGGCTCCGCGCTCTATTTCGCGCTGGCGACCGTGTTCGTGGCGAATCTCTATGGCCGGCCGCTGGACGCAGGCGACATCGCCATGGTCGCGGCGGCATCGACGTTCGCGGCATTCGTTTCGGCAGGGCAGAGCGGTGTGGCAGGAGTCGGCTACGCGGGCATCGTGCTGTCGACTCTGCAACTGCCCGTCGAGGCGGCCGGCGTGCTGTTCGTGGCGATCGACCTGATCTGCGAAGGGCCGCGCAACCTGCTCAGCTTGCTCTCGGTCTGCACTGTGGTGGCACTCGTTTCCGCGGGACTGCCCACGGAGCGCGTCTCGGCGCCGGAGGCGCAGGCCGCGCCGGGCCCGGATGCGGTGTTGCGCTTTGCGTTCAACCGCATGCAACTGGCACTGGCAACGGGCTGCGTCGTGACGGTGGGGTTGCTGATCGTACTGATGGGTATTGGAGTAGGCGCGAAATGA
- the tssK gene encoding type VI secretion system baseplate subunit TssK, whose protein sequence is MSEGVQPVVDRVEWFEGMLLAPQHFQLMNARVDSLVAWQTLAAAPFSWGVRRLVFDQGLLPAGVLRVLALDAIMPDGTAVSYSAESSQHGRLELSLEPFAEQLANGPIDFYLTLPVAASMRHDSEIRRFRSTAGAPVADEVSQAPLADIPRLIPELALAAGELPSAMHVSLRLGSVYRDNEVVRLGERLPPLLEIARDNPLWTAVSVMLGQLRGKAAFVARQTTIPSSKIEDRLTQLELKDRLRSLLTALPLAEAVLRTPHLHPLALYLALASLSGSLSMLMPAGLAPVPPDYDHADPLAVFTPLLRALRDAISEVSEGYRERKFEFRHGAFEIALQPDWVGERLVVGLRGQSDRDLRAWMEGATAGSQSVYPSLRNRRVLGAQRRVVDHAEELGLRSGSGYLLFEIDADSVLVRASETLVIGNLNESASVQRPQEMLLFVKG, encoded by the coding sequence ATGAGTGAGGGCGTCCAACCGGTTGTCGACCGCGTCGAATGGTTCGAGGGCATGCTGCTTGCCCCGCAGCATTTCCAGTTGATGAATGCGCGCGTCGATTCGCTCGTCGCCTGGCAGACGCTGGCCGCGGCACCGTTTAGCTGGGGCGTGCGCCGCCTCGTCTTCGACCAGGGGCTGCTGCCTGCCGGCGTGCTGCGCGTGCTGGCGCTCGACGCGATCATGCCCGACGGCACGGCCGTATCGTATTCGGCGGAGTCGAGCCAGCACGGGCGGCTCGAGTTGTCGCTCGAGCCGTTCGCGGAGCAGCTGGCGAACGGGCCGATCGATTTCTATCTGACGCTCCCCGTCGCCGCATCGATGCGTCACGACAGCGAGATACGCCGCTTCCGTTCGACGGCCGGCGCGCCGGTCGCCGACGAAGTGTCGCAGGCGCCGCTCGCCGATATCCCGCGCCTCATTCCCGAGCTTGCGCTCGCAGCGGGGGAATTGCCGTCGGCGATGCATGTCTCGCTGCGGCTCGGCTCGGTGTACCGGGACAACGAGGTGGTGCGGCTGGGCGAGCGCTTGCCGCCGCTGCTCGAAATCGCCCGTGACAATCCGCTATGGACGGCCGTTTCCGTAATGCTCGGGCAATTGCGCGGCAAGGCGGCATTCGTCGCCAGGCAGACCACGATTCCGTCGTCGAAAATCGAAGACCGGCTCACGCAACTCGAACTGAAGGACCGGCTGCGCAGCCTGCTTACCGCGCTGCCGCTTGCCGAAGCCGTGCTGCGCACCCCGCATCTGCATCCGCTCGCGCTGTACCTGGCGCTCGCCTCGCTGAGCGGCTCGCTGAGCATGCTGATGCCCGCCGGTCTCGCGCCCGTGCCGCCCGACTACGACCATGCCGATCCCCTCGCCGTATTCACGCCGCTGCTGCGGGCGCTGCGCGATGCGATCTCCGAGGTGAGCGAAGGTTACCGCGAGCGCAAATTCGAATTCCGCCACGGCGCGTTCGAGATCGCCCTGCAGCCGGACTGGGTGGGCGAGCGGCTGGTGGTCGGGCTGCGGGGGCAGTCGGACCGCGACCTGCGGGCGTGGATGGAGGGTGCGACCGCCGGTTCGCAATCGGTCTATCCGTCGCTGCGCAACCGCCGGGTGCTCGGGGCGCAGCGGCGAGTCGTCGACCACGCGGAGGAACTGGGCCTGCGCTCCGGGTCAGGTTATCTGCTGTTCGAGATCGACGCCGACTCCGTGCTCGTGCGCGCAAGCGAGACGCTCGTGATCGGCAATCTGAACGAGAGTGCGAGTGTGCAGCGGCCGCAGGAAATGCTGCTGTTCGTGAAGGGCTGA
- a CDS encoding DotU family type IV/VI secretion system protein, translated as MARNAFELEENDIVMVQFRLFVDELVRAQRRFSEEPDATPELAAQRVSRHLLNLLEIQTLQSRRDSTRFDIENLADARYLKAVLADELLLNTPWIGRECWTGYLLESTLYRTNVAGDLVFRKIEQLLSDREPSRRDIARLFLFALAMGFQGRFRGVDAGAQLRSLREELYEFIYQRRADLGGRDRLLAQAAYANTISHIAPRKLRAVSRWTVMALLAAVALLAVSELLWLWQSWPVRQALHGDMVERVSS; from the coding sequence ATGGCACGCAACGCATTTGAACTTGAAGAGAACGACATCGTCATGGTGCAGTTTCGCCTCTTTGTCGATGAACTGGTGAGAGCCCAACGGCGCTTTTCCGAGGAGCCCGACGCGACGCCGGAACTCGCGGCGCAGCGGGTCAGCCGCCATCTGCTGAATCTGCTGGAAATCCAGACCTTGCAGTCCCGCCGCGACAGCACGCGCTTCGATATCGAGAACCTCGCCGACGCACGCTATCTGAAAGCGGTGCTCGCCGACGAGCTGCTGCTCAATACGCCGTGGATCGGCCGCGAATGCTGGACGGGCTACCTGCTCGAATCGACGCTGTATCGAACGAACGTCGCCGGCGACCTCGTGTTTCGCAAGATCGAACAGCTACTGTCGGATCGAGAGCCGTCGCGCCGCGACATTGCACGGCTGTTTCTGTTCGCGCTCGCGATGGGGTTTCAGGGGCGCTTTCGCGGCGTGGACGCCGGCGCGCAGTTGCGTAGCTTGCGCGAGGAGCTCTACGAATTCATCTATCAGCGGCGCGCCGACCTGGGCGGGCGCGACCGCCTGCTGGCGCAAGCCGCTTACGCCAATACGATCTCGCACATCGCGCCGCGCAAGCTGCGCGCGGTGAGCCGCTGGACCGTGATGGCCCTGCTCGCGGCTGTTGCGCTGCTCGCAGTTTCGGAGCTGCTGTGGCTTTGGCAGTCGTGGCCGGTGCGCCAGGCGCTGCACGGCGACATGGTGGAAAGGGTGAGCTCATGA
- a CDS encoding type VI secretion system protein produces the protein MLTSDLFLLSLAVLIVVVCTVLGVVVYFAAHGEKNKAAGDRKIVRMRADSLRNAFRQAVELVEGNIVSRAERYNVPWILVLNEGDDPPALPIAQSGVASVLSSEAASPAATQGIAWQFFDRGIVIDIKAAYLGSPDEDTDEKPWDEFLSLCRNYRPQRPFDSVVVTVPAAMLLAEDTDARLELVRHAKLAHRRLWLAQNRFAMRFALYVVVTGCESLAGFTSFARALPEPLRASMLGWSSPYDLSETYQASWVETAMTSIERAVSDASAELFTLDTGHLDAREILFLPARIDAIRSQLQLYVDELLRPSAYHEPFFFRGIYLTGDTGELSDAGVEETVLASAAAMEAGSDPYGRGEEPYLAGGDAGAAEEGADHADPGIAAHPLSSPVGDLMLQPAFLRDLFEKKIFLEYGLTRPSRTQHLARPLVNRTLHWGTLALLGGWGIGLAVATVQLSHRHAALVAALGELQKSAQERASAEHGGQQLPADWYRGKALALIGVNDRLHAGVDWSIFMPGSWNVVDDLNERVRQRFEREFGEIVVTALEREMLQRVGTLSGIARDPGTGQLIVGDDCAAPAAASADARGADSLAVEDAPAMRALQRYVGEVDQLDAALQAMQRLQRPSAGNADALRLAVRYAFGADLQGNLAGSLPYFYRDPDRSDAYAADGAGGIDLPVVQQALRCTFDKGAQQLDDGLFAGSPLLNTERSIVSHLGNLSVTDNNGADFTQLTGDYRAIAAGIGTQQDLLASGKGGWMRQTQFVPGPVHDGTFARAAESRLLGPDLVARVRARSGNAYQAFRSELALRFGGADAGVVWVNKEARYAVSPARLALRDGLLKLLNQPFMAVPRDLPLPSIAEGSIVTWDLAQLDQALALSEARKHFLAEGLSAIPDTLRPVVEQALDVQFARLMIDQVAAAAAVSPAQGEPDGAAFDAARSRLVKIRAALADMDATAQGADLDALMSRDAMEHLRLVDDALTRAELYATRPAGAVSSGDAPAPVLAAFGIADPAQLGIYLDQQSARAATLGKQAAAYLSALSTADAVSPLAQRWQAIELDLGRYQLKNPNSSLLMLEQFVQTVAGDPRGGDCIGRFPPRPSAVGASDYFTSVHMRLYDSLLARCGQSYNAGLRQQWDAFASTFNQNVAGHQPFGVPARLAVRSSAGNASVDFAELGQTLRHYERAARTLQQARNVAAERGIGGNPAVRQFADRFDPVAAFLAPLYPANDGAPTGYDVRVDFRANRTGEIAANQVIDWTLRIGTQSVSLNDASGTLHWEYGMPVTLVLRFAKDSPLTALDDPAQRAFSSDGRTLTWQFADPWALFSFISQQRVADTLARERGAGPLLKFDFPLGTVNPADLALLPKQERGQVFVRLTLSAPGSKTPLPWPGSFPTSAPEWNAL, from the coding sequence ATGCTGACGAGCGACCTGTTCCTGCTCTCGCTGGCCGTTCTCATCGTGGTCGTCTGCACGGTGCTGGGCGTCGTCGTGTATTTCGCCGCGCATGGCGAGAAGAACAAGGCGGCAGGCGATCGCAAGATCGTCCGGATGCGCGCCGATTCGCTGCGCAACGCGTTTCGCCAGGCCGTCGAACTGGTCGAAGGCAATATCGTGTCGCGGGCCGAGCGTTACAACGTGCCGTGGATTCTCGTGCTGAACGAAGGCGACGATCCGCCTGCGCTGCCGATCGCGCAGTCCGGCGTGGCGAGCGTGCTGAGTTCAGAGGCCGCCTCGCCGGCCGCGACGCAGGGGATTGCGTGGCAGTTCTTCGATCGCGGCATCGTGATCGACATCAAGGCCGCCTACCTCGGCTCGCCCGATGAAGACACCGACGAAAAGCCCTGGGACGAATTCCTGAGCCTGTGCCGCAACTACCGGCCGCAACGGCCGTTCGATTCGGTCGTGGTGACGGTGCCCGCCGCGATGCTGCTGGCCGAAGATACCGATGCGAGACTCGAGCTCGTGCGGCACGCGAAGCTCGCGCACCGGCGCTTATGGCTTGCGCAGAACCGCTTTGCGATGCGCTTCGCGCTGTACGTCGTCGTCACGGGGTGCGAGTCGCTGGCGGGCTTCACGTCGTTTGCACGGGCCTTGCCCGAGCCGCTGCGCGCCAGCATGCTCGGCTGGTCTTCGCCGTACGACCTGTCGGAGACCTACCAGGCGAGCTGGGTCGAAACCGCGATGACGAGCATCGAACGCGCCGTGTCGGATGCGAGCGCCGAGCTTTTCACGCTCGACACGGGCCATCTCGACGCACGCGAAATTCTCTTCCTGCCCGCGCGCATCGATGCCATCCGCTCGCAGTTGCAGCTCTACGTCGATGAACTGCTGCGGCCGAGCGCGTACCACGAGCCGTTTTTCTTCCGCGGCATCTACCTGACGGGCGACACCGGCGAGCTCAGCGATGCGGGCGTCGAGGAGACCGTACTGGCCAGTGCTGCGGCAATGGAAGCCGGTTCCGATCCCTATGGCCGAGGCGAGGAGCCCTATCTCGCGGGCGGCGATGCCGGCGCGGCAGAGGAGGGTGCGGACCACGCCGATCCGGGAATCGCTGCGCACCCGCTATCGTCGCCGGTCGGCGACCTGATGCTGCAGCCGGCCTTCCTGCGTGACCTGTTCGAAAAGAAGATCTTCCTCGAATACGGCCTGACCCGGCCGTCGCGTACCCAGCACCTTGCGCGGCCGCTCGTCAATCGCACGCTGCACTGGGGCACGCTCGCGCTGCTTGGCGGTTGGGGCATCGGGCTCGCCGTCGCGACGGTGCAGTTGAGCCATCGCCATGCCGCGCTCGTGGCGGCCCTCGGCGAGCTGCAAAAGAGCGCACAGGAGCGCGCTTCGGCCGAGCATGGCGGCCAGCAACTGCCCGCCGACTGGTATCGAGGCAAGGCGCTTGCGCTGATCGGCGTGAACGACCGGCTGCATGCCGGCGTGGACTGGTCGATCTTCATGCCCGGCTCGTGGAATGTCGTCGACGATCTCAATGAACGGGTCCGGCAGCGCTTCGAACGCGAATTCGGCGAGATCGTCGTGACGGCGCTCGAACGTGAAATGCTCCAACGTGTCGGAACGTTGAGCGGTATCGCGCGCGATCCGGGCACGGGTCAATTGATCGTCGGCGACGATTGCGCCGCGCCTGCGGCGGCGAGTGCCGATGCGCGCGGCGCCGACAGCCTCGCCGTCGAGGATGCGCCCGCGATGCGCGCCTTGCAGCGCTACGTGGGCGAGGTCGATCAGCTCGATGCGGCGCTGCAGGCCATGCAGCGGTTGCAGCGGCCGTCGGCGGGCAATGCCGATGCGCTTCGTCTTGCCGTGCGCTACGCATTCGGCGCGGATTTGCAGGGCAACCTCGCGGGGAGCCTGCCGTACTTCTATCGCGACCCGGATCGCAGCGACGCCTACGCCGCCGACGGCGCGGGCGGCATCGATCTGCCCGTCGTGCAGCAGGCGTTGCGCTGCACATTCGACAAGGGCGCACAGCAGCTCGACGATGGGCTCTTCGCGGGCAGTCCGCTGTTGAATACCGAACGCTCGATCGTGAGCCATCTCGGCAATCTGTCGGTGACGGACAACAACGGGGCGGATTTTACCCAGCTCACAGGCGACTACCGCGCCATCGCGGCGGGCATCGGCACGCAGCAGGATCTGCTGGCCTCGGGCAAGGGCGGGTGGATGAGGCAGACGCAGTTCGTTCCGGGCCCGGTCCACGACGGCACGTTCGCGCGCGCGGCGGAGAGCCGCCTGCTTGGTCCTGATCTCGTGGCGCGCGTGCGGGCGCGTTCCGGCAACGCCTATCAGGCGTTCAGGAGCGAGCTGGCGTTGCGCTTCGGCGGCGCCGATGCCGGCGTCGTGTGGGTCAACAAGGAGGCGCGCTATGCGGTTTCGCCGGCGCGGCTCGCGCTGCGCGACGGTCTGTTGAAGCTGCTGAACCAGCCGTTCATGGCCGTGCCGCGCGACCTCCCGCTGCCGTCGATAGCGGAAGGCTCGATCGTGACGTGGGACCTCGCCCAGCTCGATCAGGCCCTGGCCTTGAGCGAGGCGCGCAAGCACTTCCTGGCGGAAGGCCTGAGCGCGATTCCCGACACGCTGCGTCCCGTTGTCGAACAGGCGCTCGATGTACAGTTCGCTCGCCTCATGATCGATCAGGTGGCCGCGGCCGCTGCCGTGTCGCCCGCGCAGGGCGAGCCGGACGGCGCCGCATTCGATGCCGCGCGCAGCCGTCTCGTGAAGATCCGCGCGGCGCTCGCCGACATGGACGCGACCGCGCAGGGCGCCGATCTCGACGCGCTGATGTCGCGCGACGCGATGGAGCACCTGCGCCTCGTCGACGATGCGCTGACGCGTGCCGAGCTGTATGCGACGCGGCCGGCGGGCGCGGTGTCGAGCGGCGACGCGCCTGCGCCCGTGCTCGCGGCATTCGGGATCGCCGACCCGGCGCAGTTGGGCATCTATCTCGACCAGCAGTCGGCACGGGCCGCGACGCTCGGCAAGCAGGCGGCGGCCTATCTCTCCGCGCTCAGCACGGCCGATGCGGTCTCGCCGCTGGCGCAGCGCTGGCAGGCGATCGAACTCGACCTGGGCCGCTACCAGCTCAAGAATCCGAACAGCAGCCTGCTGATGCTGGAGCAGTTCGTGCAGACGGTGGCGGGCGACCCCCGCGGCGGCGACTGCATCGGGCGATTCCCGCCTCGGCCGTCCGCCGTCGGCGCGAGCGACTATTTCACCTCGGTGCACATGCGTCTGTACGACAGCCTGCTCGCGCGCTGCGGCCAGAGCTATAACGCCGGGCTGCGCCAGCAATGGGATGCGTTTGCGTCGACGTTCAACCAGAACGTCGCGGGTCACCAGCCGTTCGGCGTTCCCGCTCGGCTTGCGGTTCGAAGCAGTGCGGGTAATGCATCGGTGGACTTCGCAGAACTTGGGCAGACGCTGCGGCACTACGAGCGCGCCGCCAGGACCTTGCAGCAGGCGCGTAACGTTGCCGCGGAGCGGGGCATCGGAGGCAACCCGGCGGTGCGTCAATTCGCCGACCGGTTCGACCCGGTGGCGGCGTTTCTTGCACCGCTGTATCCGGCCAACGACGGTGCGCCGACCGGCTACGACGTGCGGGTCGATTTCCGCGCGAACCGCACGGGCGAGATCGCGGCCAACCAGGTGATCGACTGGACGCTCAGGATCGGCACGCAGAGTGTGTCGTTGAACGATGCATCAGGCACGCTGCACTGGGAGTACGGCATGCCCGTCACGCTGGTGCTGCGCTTTGCGAAGGACTCGCCGCTCACGGCGCTCGACGATCCGGCGCAGCGCGCGTTTTCGAGCGATGGCCGCACCTTGACGTGGCAATTCGCCGACCCGTGGGCGCTCTTTTCGTTCATCTCGCAGCAGCGTGTGGCCGACACGCTCGCGCGCGAACGCGGGGCGGGACCCTTGCTCAAGTTCGATTTTCCGCTGGGCACGGTGAACCCCGCGGATCTCGCGCTGCTGCCGAAACAGGAGCGCGGCCAGGTGTTCGTCAGGCTCACGCTGAGCGCGCCCGGCAGCAAGACGCCGCTGCCGTGGCCCGGCAGCTTTCCGACCTCCGCGCCCGAATGGAACGCACTATGA
- the tssA gene encoding type VI secretion system protein TssA, whose product MSTPNLLHTQPDFTVDVESYLADLPDGGGAGTSLRGDALYARIRDARHEDDASLPMGDWERPLAKADWKAVAALSGEALRTRSKDFQLAAWLCEAWTHLHRIDGFVAGVEVMTGLVERYWETGWPQLENDDAEVRAAPFAWFARNIAQVLSLHVPLMEIDLPEMPVFNLEAFQRLAAAPVVEGGSTFTRELVDTYVTRGDNLFALARLQQRAVVAREAWDRLAQLVDPGLGEYAPGFQGVAEVLTRLSRAATSLIGERAVQVPSTAPAAAAIEALDDALDQAYREDAQPVHAPILHDAMQPHAAADAVTTPLPPSIVNLIADRAHAYRLLGDIARYLQRQEPHSPTSYLLDRAISWESMTPADLMRDIVQPDGSVERYFLMLGLE is encoded by the coding sequence ATGAGCACACCGAATTTGTTGCACACCCAGCCGGACTTCACCGTCGACGTGGAGAGCTATCTCGCCGACTTGCCGGATGGCGGCGGCGCGGGTACGTCGCTGCGCGGCGATGCGCTGTACGCGCGGATTCGCGATGCGCGGCACGAGGACGATGCCTCGCTGCCGATGGGCGATTGGGAACGCCCGCTCGCCAAAGCGGACTGGAAGGCCGTCGCCGCGCTGAGCGGCGAGGCGCTGCGCACGCGCAGCAAGGATTTTCAGTTGGCCGCGTGGCTGTGCGAGGCGTGGACGCATCTGCATCGCATCGACGGTTTCGTGGCCGGTGTCGAGGTGATGACGGGACTCGTCGAGCGCTATTGGGAAACGGGCTGGCCGCAACTCGAGAACGACGACGCCGAAGTGCGGGCGGCGCCGTTCGCGTGGTTCGCGAGGAACATCGCGCAGGTGCTGTCGTTGCACGTGCCGCTGATGGAAATCGACTTACCCGAGATGCCCGTGTTCAATCTTGAAGCGTTCCAGCGGCTTGCGGCGGCGCCGGTTGTCGAAGGCGGAAGCACCTTCACTCGCGAACTGGTCGATACATACGTGACGCGCGGCGACAACCTTTTCGCGCTGGCACGGCTCCAGCAGCGCGCGGTCGTCGCACGGGAAGCGTGGGACCGGCTGGCCCAACTCGTCGATCCTGGGCTTGGCGAATATGCACCGGGCTTCCAAGGGGTTGCGGAAGTGCTGACGCGCCTTTCGCGGGCGGCAACCAGCCTCATCGGCGAGCGGGCGGTGCAGGTGCCGTCGACGGCACCTGCCGCGGCGGCCATCGAAGCGCTGGATGACGCGCTTGATCAGGCATACCGCGAAGACGCGCAGCCTGTGCATGCCCCGATCCTGCATGACGCGATGCAGCCGCATGCGGCCGCCGATGCAGTGACCACGCCACTCCCGCCAAGCATCGTCAACCTGATCGCCGACCGTGCCCATGCCTACCGGCTGCTCGGCGACATCGCACGTTACCTGCAGCGTCAGGAGCCGCACAGCCCGACCTCGTATCTGCTCGATCGCGCGATTTCATGGGAAAGCATGACGCCGGCGGACTTGATGCGGGACATTGTGCAGCCAGATGGCAGTGTCGAGCGCTATTTCCTGATGCTCGGGCTCGAGTGA